The DNA segment GCCTTCGTTTTCAATGTTCCCCGGCAGGACGACTGGACGAAATTTGAAAGAATAAGCAAGCTAAAAGGCGAAATCGTAAAAATAGGGCAAACCAGCGAGGGCTTAAAATGGGCTGATGTAAAGGTGCTATCGTTAATAGCTGGCAGCAAAAAACATGTCGCCAGTGGAAAAATCCGAATCTACATAAGAGGCTGGTCGGAAATTCATTGCAACGACTTGATAATAATAAGCGGCGCGCCGCGGAAATTGCCGCGCGAAAACGAGCTTAATTTCTTCACCTCAAGCTTTGTCAAAACGCTTACGAAAAATAAGATAAGAGGCACAATGTGGATTAAAGGAGATGCGCTCAAAGTTGTCGGGGTAAGCGAATTCCCGATATACCGCGTATTCGAGAGAATAAGAACATTTCTTAGAAGGGGGATAAAGTCCACTCTTCCTGAGAACGAGGCAGCACTGCTTGCGGGAATATTTCTCGGAGACAAAAGCGAACTTCCCGCAGATATACGCTCAATGTTTTCAAATACAGGCGTTATACATGTTATGGCAGTATCTGGACTTCATGTCGGCATTGTGGCGGGCATGCTTTGGTTTCTTTTAAAGAGACTCAAGCTCAGAAATTCCCTACGAGCTTTAATGACCATTGCTATGCTTTTTATTTATTGTTTTCTCGTGGGTTTTAAACCATCGGTGGTTCGTGCTACCGTTATGTCCGCTTTTATACTCTCGTCACACATTTTCAAGCGTCGCCCCAATTCGTTCAATGCTCTTGGTGCCGCTGCACTGTTGATACTTGCTATTAATCCCAACCAGCTTACGAACATCGGGTTCCAGCTATCCTTCACAGCGGCAGGAGGAATACTTTACTTCTATCCCCGATTAGCAAACCTGCTTTCCGAAAAGCTTCCAAAAACAAAATTAGGAAAAATCCTTTCGCTTCTTTTGCTTACCGTAGCCGTGCAACTTGGCACTGCACCTTTAGTAGCGTATTTCTTCCACAAATTTCAGTTTATAGCACCTGTTGCCAATCTGTTCGTCGTGCCTGCAGTAGGAATAGGGCTGTGGTTGGCATTCGCAGCAAGTCTCTTCCTTTGGCTTATACCCTTTGTCGGCATCGTTGTCCTCAAGCTCGACTCCATCATAATGAGCTACATACTTTTCGTCGTAAAGTTTTTCGATAGATTTCGCTATTCGTATGTTCCCATAAGCCATCCTAATGCTATAAGTATTCTGGGAGCATACATTTTATTTCTCGGGTTGCTCAACATCCCGTATCGTCGCTGGGGAAAGCACGCAAGCCTCCTCGGCACAACACTTCTCGCAATCCCAATTTTGACCGCACATGAGCCGTGCAATAACATAGTAATGCCCCTTGGCAAGGACATGTATGCTGCATATTTCGAGACGAAAGATGGCAAAACCGCTCTATTCATCGATTGCGGCCGTAGTGATTTTGAGTTCACGATTAAGCCGCTACTTCTTGCGCGCGGTCACAAAAGCGTTGATGTTCTCGTGATACCTGCCACGAGGAAAACGCTTAAAAGTGCGGAAGAAATAATTAACGCCCTGCATCCAAAAACTATATTCATCTCCTATGCATTTCCCGACGAATGGCTGAAACCGAACGAACCACAAAAGAGCGACTTCATATCAGCAAGATTCGTTTCGCCAAAAAACGCTATCATCGAGTTCTGCGGCAAACGGATTTTTATTTTGCTCGCCCCGATGGACTCGCCCGTGGACAGCGTTGACATACTGGTAGTTGACTTCCCTGAGGAGCTTTTTGACACAGGCACCCATAGCTTTCCGCACTCAACAATAAGAATCCTTGGAGAGCGCGCGAGAGGCTGCTGGCACACTATTTCGCGTGTTGGGCGTATTAATCTTCACAATGGCGCTGTATGGTTCAAAATATGCAATGGCGAAATATCAATAAAAAGACCATGGGAAAAACGATTTCATAGTTTTTAAGAATAATGTTATAATATACTAATGGTTCCTGTAAACCTTAAATTAACTAATTTCAGAAGTTTTGGTTCCACCACAAATGTTCCCCTCGATTTCGCTTCTGTGTTCTGCATAGTGGGTCCCAACGGTGCGGGTAAGTCGACAATAATTGAGGCGATGCTCTGGGCACTGTTCGGTGTATCGCGTGAAGGCAGACAAAAGTGGACCAATGTTATGCGCAAAGGAGCGCGATTCGTCGAGGTCGAATTCGAATTCAGGATTGAAAACGAAGGGTACAAGGTTATAAGGCGATACGACGGCAGAAAACACCTTGATGTTTTCGGGCTTAGCAATGGCAGAAGGTATTCTTTGACCACCAGCCGAAGATTAAGCGATGCGCAGAGAAAGCTCGAAGAACTTTTGGGCACCAACTACGATGGACTTGTGAGTGCGTCAGTCTTCGTTCAAAATGAAGCCGGGCGGTTCTCCAAGCTAACACCGAGCAGAAGGCGGGAACTTCTCGCAAAGCTTTTCGGAATAGAGGTATTCCAGAAAATAAGGGATAGAGCATCGCTTAGGGTAAGGGAATTGTCAGCCGTGCGCACAGCCAACCAGCACGAACTGGAAGGCATAAATGAGCAACTCTCGCAAATTCCTGACCCGACAGACGAAATAGCCATTATCGAAAAAGAATTGGAACATACCAAAAGCAAAATAGACGAGAAATTAGCTGAACTCGGGAAAACTCAGGAAAGAAAAGCTTTTATCCAAGCAAGAATAGAAAACCTGAACAAGAAAAAGGACGAGCTTCTTTCGATAAAGACCGAGATAGAAAACCTCATTAAAGAGCAGGAAAAATTAAGGTTAAAAGCTTCCCAGATTAAGAGCATTTTATCGAATGAACGCGAAATAAGAGAGCAATTTGAAAGCCTTAAAAAGCTTGAGGACGAGGAGTCAAAACTTTCTGAGAAACTTGCCCACCAAACATACCTTCAAGAGCGGCTCGGTGAACTTCAACAAAGGCTCTCAAAGTTACAGAAAGACAAAGCGAAACAAATAGGAATGCTGAGTGGAAAAATAAAGCAATTAAGGAATTTCCTCATTCAAACTGGGGAAGAGTTAGAATCATACAATTCCCTGTCGGCGGAGGCTGAGAAATTTGAGGATGCCAAAAAACTTGTGGCAACGCTTGAGCAGAAGAAGGCTGAATACGACAAAATCTCAAGCGCTATCTCCTCTGTTCGCATGCGTATAGACGCCGAGCGGGAAGCTATCATGAACCAGATCAAAACTCTCGAGCAAGAAATAAGCGAACTAACGACCGAAACGAGCAAAATGTGTAAGCTGAAAACCGAACTCGATAAAGTCAAACAGAAACTGATGCACACCAAAAATATACAGAAAAGAATCGACGAACTTGAGGGTGAAAACGCACAGGCGAAGCTAAGAATCCAAACTCTGGAACAAGCAAAAGCGGAACTTAGCTCGCGCATAAGGAAAGTAAGCGAGCAACTAACATTTCTTTTTGAATCGGATGTTCCACGATGTCCACTCTGCGGCTCGGAGTTAACTTATGAGCACAAAAACGAAGTAACAAAGCAGCTCGAGAGTGAAAAGCAAAAATTAGCGGAAAAGCTTGAGGGCACGCAAAAGGAAATAGAAAAAATTAAGGAGCAATTAGTAAAAACAGAGCATGAACTCGAGAACCTAAACTGCACAAAACCCGACGAGAACGCTTTGGAGAACGAGCGCAAAAGACTCGAGGCTGAACTGGCAAGGCTGTCTCAGGTGGAACTGGAAATTAAGAGAAGAAGCGAGAAACTCGTGAACCTTAAGGAAAAAATTGCCACCGACGCATATGCGCAAAAGTGGCGGGATGAGCTGAAAAATTTGGAAAGAAACCTTTTGGAACTCGATTTCAGCCACGAAAGTTTTCTTGAAGCCAAAAGCATGCTCGACGAACTGGAACCGAAATACATAAAATTTCAGGAGTTAAGGCGACTTCAGCAACAGAGCAAAACAACCAAAGCTGAGCTGGAAAAGCTTAAAAAACGGCTTGAAGAACTCAAATCAGCAGAGGTTGGAGCACAAATTTCCGAACAAATAGAAAAAATAACAAGTGAACTTGACGCACTCGGATACGACCGAAATCGCCATCTTCTGGTGAGAAAGAGAATAGCAACGCTCGAACCTGTAAAAAAGAAGATATACGAACTCGAACAGGCGAAGAAAAATTTGCCCGAGGCTATGGAGGCTATCGAAAGGGTAAAATCGCAGATCTCCGAGAAGCGAAAGCGTTTAAAGCATGTTTCCGAGGAAATATCGAATATCGAGCCACTAAAAAGGGAACTCAACGAGCTCGAGGCTTATTCAGAGGCTATAAATAAGCGCATTGAGGAGCTTAGACGACGCAAGGACGAGCTATCAGAACGCTTGACGAAACTTGTCTCCATAAAATCGGTTCGTGAGGAACTTCTAAAGCGAAAAGCGAGATTAAGAAGTGTGATAAGGGAAACTGGCTCCAAGGAGAAGATTTACTCGGCATTAGCGGAGATTTGCGGACCGCTTGGCATCCAAGATTGGCTTCTAAGGCGCTATCTTTCGGCTATAGAATCGGACGCTAATGACATTCTCGGGCTTCTTACTGATGGCGAACTTTCGGTAAGGCTCGTTCCTGAGGGAACCGAGAAACTGGCGGTAAGGATTTCGGACCATCTTGGAGAGAGACCATATGAGTCATACAGCGGTGGCGAGGAATTCAGGATAGACTTTGCCCTGCGGCTTGCGCTCTCAAGGACACTCGCGCAGCGAAGCGGTTTCCCATTAAGGACCCTCATCATCGACGAGGGCTTTGGCTCACAGGACGAACAGGGACTTCAGAAACTTATTGATGCGATATTCGATGTATCGTCCGAATTCGAGAAAATAATAGTTATATCACATCTTCCACAGCTTAAAAACTCTTTCCCCGCCAGGCTTGAGGTCGAAAAGACAGCTGAAGGTTCGAAAGTTCGAGTTTTCGCGTAAGAAACTGGGCGGCAAATATTAATTTGTTCTTCAAGGTTTTTTCGGCTAAATTTGGATGAAAGAGCAACATCAAATGGAGGTAATATGCCCCAGAAGAGCAACGATTCCCGCGATGACCGTGCGGCAATGGTTATAAAAATCGGTGGCGAGGAAAGAGTCATAACTTTCGAAGAACTCGCACTATCGAACAATCTTACGCTTGAGGTGCTGGTCAGGATACTGGTGGAAAAAGGCGTTTTCACACCTGATGAGTTCATGCAGAAGCTGGCACAAGTGGAAAAAGAGCAAAAAAGAAAGGAATGAGCAAAAAGGAGCAGAGCAAAAAGAACACATCAAGCCTGAACTCAACGAATCAGAATGGGCAAGAGACTTTCGAAAACGCGGATCTAACCCTCGACGAAATCAAAAAACTTCTGCCAGCAAAATGGACTGCCCATCCCGCAGCAGACAACCCAAAAAAGAGCATCATCACGATAATAATCCTGATAGCTGCAGGCATAGCCTCGGCATGGTACATGAATTCCCTTTGGTGGGGAATATTTGCCGTGGGCATTCTTTTTCTTGGACTATCGCGATATTTTCTTCCGACCGAATACTCAATCGATATGGCAGGAATAAGGGAGCGGTTTCTCGGACACGAAAGGGTTTCGAGCTGGCGGAATTTTGGGCGG comes from the bacterium genome and includes:
- a CDS encoding ComEC/Rec2 family competence protein, yielding MQRYGAKFVNAPLLVLSVAFAAGILCGQWIEKPQTALILSGFIFLVAILSVACKNDKLRNFAILSAFIGAGAVRAFVFNVPRQDDWTKFERISKLKGEIVKIGQTSEGLKWADVKVLSLIAGSKKHVASGKIRIYIRGWSEIHCNDLIIISGAPRKLPRENELNFFTSSFVKTLTKNKIRGTMWIKGDALKVVGVSEFPIYRVFERIRTFLRRGIKSTLPENEAALLAGIFLGDKSELPADIRSMFSNTGVIHVMAVSGLHVGIVAGMLWFLLKRLKLRNSLRALMTIAMLFIYCFLVGFKPSVVRATVMSAFILSSHIFKRRPNSFNALGAAALLILAINPNQLTNIGFQLSFTAAGGILYFYPRLANLLSEKLPKTKLGKILSLLLLTVAVQLGTAPLVAYFFHKFQFIAPVANLFVVPAVGIGLWLAFAASLFLWLIPFVGIVVLKLDSIIMSYILFVVKFFDRFRYSYVPISHPNAISILGAYILFLGLLNIPYRRWGKHASLLGTTLLAIPILTAHEPCNNIVMPLGKDMYAAYFETKDGKTALFIDCGRSDFEFTIKPLLLARGHKSVDVLVIPATRKTLKSAEEIINALHPKTIFISYAFPDEWLKPNEPQKSDFISARFVSPKNAIIEFCGKRIFILLAPMDSPVDSVDILVVDFPEELFDTGTHSFPHSTIRILGERARGCWHTISRVGRINLHNGAVWFKICNGEISIKRPWEKRFHSF
- a CDS encoding SMC family ATPase; translation: MVPVNLKLTNFRSFGSTTNVPLDFASVFCIVGPNGAGKSTIIEAMLWALFGVSREGRQKWTNVMRKGARFVEVEFEFRIENEGYKVIRRYDGRKHLDVFGLSNGRRYSLTTSRRLSDAQRKLEELLGTNYDGLVSASVFVQNEAGRFSKLTPSRRRELLAKLFGIEVFQKIRDRASLRVRELSAVRTANQHELEGINEQLSQIPDPTDEIAIIEKELEHTKSKIDEKLAELGKTQERKAFIQARIENLNKKKDELLSIKTEIENLIKEQEKLRLKASQIKSILSNEREIREQFESLKKLEDEESKLSEKLAHQTYLQERLGELQQRLSKLQKDKAKQIGMLSGKIKQLRNFLIQTGEELESYNSLSAEAEKFEDAKKLVATLEQKKAEYDKISSAISSVRMRIDAEREAIMNQIKTLEQEISELTTETSKMCKLKTELDKVKQKLMHTKNIQKRIDELEGENAQAKLRIQTLEQAKAELSSRIRKVSEQLTFLFESDVPRCPLCGSELTYEHKNEVTKQLESEKQKLAEKLEGTQKEIEKIKEQLVKTEHELENLNCTKPDENALENERKRLEAELARLSQVELEIKRRSEKLVNLKEKIATDAYAQKWRDELKNLERNLLELDFSHESFLEAKSMLDELEPKYIKFQELRRLQQQSKTTKAELEKLKKRLEELKSAEVGAQISEQIEKITSELDALGYDRNRHLLVRKRIATLEPVKKKIYELEQAKKNLPEAMEAIERVKSQISEKRKRLKHVSEEISNIEPLKRELNELEAYSEAINKRIEELRRRKDELSERLTKLVSIKSVREELLKRKARLRSVIRETGSKEKIYSALAEICGPLGIQDWLLRRYLSAIESDANDILGLLTDGELSVRLVPEGTEKLAVRISDHLGERPYESYSGGEEFRIDFALRLALSRTLAQRSGFPLRTLIIDEGFGSQDEQGLQKLIDAIFDVSSEFEKIIVISHLPQLKNSFPARLEVEKTAEGSKVRVFA